Proteins from one Catenuloplanes atrovinosus genomic window:
- a CDS encoding DAK2 domain-containing protein: MLETLDATVVRRWCGAGLSALRAHQREIDELNVYPVPDGDTGTNLVLTLTSAQRALALDLDNSAETGRTAHGHTLHLLARGALLGARGNSGVIISQVLRGMADTLADVPEVRGRQLAAALRAATAAAYSAVAEPVEGTVLSVLSAAADGASRAETDDVAEVARAASASASVALARTPEQLPVLARAGVVDAGGRGLCLLLEALAESFDGEPGEVEEPPPVASSPVPRPPAAPRETGSPDFAYEVQYLLDAEEDAVDRLKRTLRGLGDSLVVVGSGGRPPVWHVHVHVNDVGAAIEAGVVAGRPHQITVTRFADHAAALPAPRARARAAVVMADGPGLAALYTGEGAIVVGDNPSPRELLEAISASGAMEVVLLPNDGDTRAVAVAAAREVTGPRVSVVPTRSPVQTLAALAVRDDARSFEDDVIAMAEAAGACRWAEVTRASREALTMAGRCRAGDVLGLIEGEVTLIGSQLTGVGTELLDRLLGGGGELVTLLFGADAPSGLEPALRAHLAAAWPFVEVRGYDGGQPVYPLLIGVE, encoded by the coding sequence GTGCTGGAGACCCTGGATGCGACGGTCGTGCGCCGCTGGTGCGGTGCCGGGCTGAGCGCGTTGCGGGCGCACCAGCGCGAGATCGACGAGCTGAACGTCTATCCGGTGCCCGACGGCGACACCGGGACCAACCTGGTGCTCACGCTCACCTCCGCGCAGCGCGCGCTCGCGCTCGACCTGGACAACTCGGCCGAGACCGGCCGCACCGCGCACGGCCACACGCTGCACCTGCTGGCCCGTGGCGCGCTGCTCGGCGCGCGCGGCAACTCCGGCGTGATCATCTCGCAGGTGCTGCGCGGCATGGCGGACACGCTGGCCGACGTGCCCGAGGTGCGCGGCCGGCAGCTGGCCGCGGCGCTGCGCGCGGCCACCGCGGCGGCATACTCCGCGGTCGCCGAGCCGGTCGAGGGCACCGTGCTGTCCGTGCTCTCCGCGGCCGCGGACGGCGCGTCCCGGGCCGAGACCGACGACGTGGCCGAGGTGGCGCGCGCCGCGTCCGCGTCCGCGTCGGTGGCACTGGCCCGCACGCCGGAGCAACTGCCGGTGCTGGCCCGGGCCGGCGTGGTGGACGCCGGCGGGCGCGGGCTGTGCCTGCTGCTGGAGGCGCTGGCCGAGTCGTTCGACGGCGAGCCCGGCGAGGTCGAGGAGCCGCCGCCCGTCGCGTCGTCGCCGGTCCCGCGCCCACCCGCCGCGCCGCGCGAGACCGGCTCACCCGACTTCGCGTACGAGGTGCAGTACCTGCTGGACGCGGAGGAGGACGCGGTCGACCGGCTCAAGCGCACGCTGCGCGGGCTGGGCGACTCGCTGGTCGTGGTCGGCTCCGGCGGGCGTCCCCCGGTCTGGCACGTGCACGTCCACGTGAACGACGTGGGTGCCGCGATCGAGGCGGGCGTGGTCGCGGGCCGCCCGCACCAGATCACGGTCACCCGGTTCGCGGACCACGCCGCCGCGCTGCCCGCCCCGCGCGCCCGCGCCCGCGCGGCCGTGGTGATGGCGGACGGCCCCGGGCTCGCCGCGCTCTACACCGGCGAGGGCGCGATCGTGGTCGGCGACAACCCGTCGCCGCGCGAGCTGCTGGAGGCGATCTCGGCCAGCGGTGCCATGGAGGTCGTGCTGCTGCCGAACGACGGCGACACCCGCGCGGTCGCGGTCGCCGCCGCGCGCGAGGTGACCGGCCCGCGGGTCAGCGTGGTGCCGACCCGCTCGCCGGTGCAGACGCTGGCCGCGCTCGCGGTGCGCGACGACGCGCGCAGCTTCGAGGACGACGTGATCGCGATGGCCGAGGCGGCCGGCGCGTGCCGCTGGGCCGAGGTGACGCGGGCCAGCCGGGAGGCGCTGACCATGGCCGGCCGCTGCCGGGCCGGCGACGTGCTGGGCCTGATCGAGGGCGAGGTCACGCTGATCGGGTCGCAGCTCACCGGCGTCGGCACCGAGCTGCTCGACCGGTTGCTCGGCGGCGGTGGCGAGCTGGTCACGCTGCTCTTCGGCGCGGACGCGCCGTCCGGGCTGGAGCCGGCGCTGCGCGCCCACCTGGCGGCCGCCTGGCCGTTCGTGGAGGTCCGCGGCTACGACGGCGGTCAGCCCGTCTACCCCCTGCTGATCGGCGTGGAGTGA